In the genome of Ensifer sp. WSM1721, the window TCGGCGAAGGCGAGCCCGGCGAGGCCCCGGTCGGTGATCATCACCAGCGCCGTGCCGAACGGCGAGGGGTGGAAGCCGTAGCGGATGGTGAGGCCGGCGCCGCGCGCCTTCCACTCGCCGGGCGACATCGCCTCGTGCGTGACGAAAAGGTCGTGCAGCCGCCCCGGACCGGACAGGCCGACCTCGATGCTGGTCTCGAGCAGCGGCATGTCCTCCTGGCGCAAGAGCCGCTTCGCGTGGTCGAGGGTGATCGCCTGCAGGAAAGCCTTGGGCGAAAGCCCCGCCCAACGGGTGAAGACCTTCTGAAGCTGCGTCGGCGATTGGCCGAGGCGCCGCGCGATTGTCTCGAGCGACGGCTGGTCGCGATAATCTTCGGTCAGCATTGCGATCACCCGCCGGACCGTGTCGTAGTCGCTGCCTTCGGGGGTGATGTCGGTGGGAATGGATGTAACGACGTTCATGATCATCTCCTCATGCTGCAGATAATCATGCGGGGGAGCCTATAACCACCCGTTTCTTGTCGGGCTTCGCGTTGCGCTTATCGCGATCGTGCGGTCGCCAGGGCGCGGGCGAAGGCGACGGCGAAGGTTTCGCGGTCGTCCCGGTTGAGAAAGGAGCCGATATCGGTCTGCCGCCCGCCGCCGCTGATCTTCATCGAGACGATGCCGATTTCCTGGTGGCGCTTTATGCTGAACCGCGTCCAGAAGGGATTGAAGCGGTGCTCAGTCATCCTTCCCGACGGCGCGAACTTCTTCACCGACACATCGGTGCGCGAGACGCTGACCTCCTCGCGGGCGCGCGCTGAGTGGTAGTTGAGCCAGAAGGCGCCGAGGAGCAGCACGAAATCGAGACCGAAGAAGAAGACGATCGGCCATGCGCCGATCACCAGGAAGACGAATATGTGCATGAGGCTCATGACGCCGGCGATCAGAAGGAAAACCTTGAAGCCTCTTGAACCCAGAGAGCGGTAGGGCGTCAGTTCGGCCGCAAAGATCGGCTTTTCGTTGATGCTTGTCTCGACATTGCCTTCGGTCATGACCCATGACTATAGATGCGCCATGAAAAACGTGAAACTCAAATCGCCGCCGCAACCGTCAAAACCGAAGAAGGCGACGACACGACGGAACGGCGTTCGGCAGCGCAGCGCCTATAGCGCCGCTGAAGTCGAGGAGATCTTTCGCCGCTTTTCCATCCAGCGGCCCGAACCGAAGGGTGAGCTCGAGCACGTCAATCCGTTCACGCTGCTCGTAGCCGTCGCGCTTTCGGCGCAGGCGACGGACGCCGGCGTCAACAAGGCGACGCGGCCGCTCTTTGCCGTCGCCGATACGCCGGAGAAGATGCTGGCGCTCGGTGAGGAAAAGCTGCGCGACTACATCAAGACGATCGGTCTCTATCG includes:
- a CDS encoding bifunctional helix-turn-helix domain-containing protein/methylated-DNA--[protein]-cysteine S-methyltransferase; the encoded protein is MNVVTSIPTDITPEGSDYDTVRRVIAMLTEDYRDQPSLETIARRLGQSPTQLQKVFTRWAGLSPKAFLQAITLDHAKRLLRQEDMPLLETSIEVGLSGPGRLHDLFVTHEAMSPGEWKARGAGLTIRYGFHPSPFGTALVMITDRGLAGLAFADTGEERASFDDMVARWPNASYVQDSAATARYAARIFNPDRWSAEEPLRIFLIGSDFQVRVWQTLLKVPLGKATTYSKIAEDIGQPTASRAVGAAVGRNPISFVVPCHRALGKTGDLTGYHWGLTRKRAILGWEAGKA
- a CDS encoding DUF2244 domain-containing protein, giving the protein MTEGNVETSINEKPIFAAELTPYRSLGSRGFKVFLLIAGVMSLMHIFVFLVIGAWPIVFFFGLDFVLLLGAFWLNYHSARAREEVSVSRTDVSVKKFAPSGRMTEHRFNPFWTRFSIKRHQEIGIVSMKISGGGRQTDIGSFLNRDDRETFAVAFARALATARSR